The Eulemur rufifrons isolate Redbay chromosome 12, OSU_ERuf_1, whole genome shotgun sequence DNA window TGACAAAGGCTCTGTCCCTGCTGGAGACATTTCAGGCCTCAGTGGGCAGCTGGGGCGGAGCCTGTGTGACCCACTGCTGCAGCCGTCCCGGCGAACCCATCCAGCCACCCACCCTGTCTTTGGGGAAGGCACTGACCCCATCTCTTCTCCCACGCTGCTCCTTTGCTGTGCGTGTCTAATTACCTCGATGAGAAGCTTTCCTTATTAATGTTTTACCAGGTGTCCAGATGGGCCTGCTGGGCTGAGCAGGTTTTGGATGGGAAGCATTGCAGGCAGGGTGGCCCCACCTCCCAGTTCATTCTGTTATGGGAAATGGGTGAGCTCAGATAAgcaaggggggagggggaggggttcTGTTTTATGCAACAACTTCAGCTTCTGGGAAAGGGTCCATTGTGTAAGACCGGGCTGTGGCCCGTGTCCCCTGGCTCAGGGCAGCCAGCCCAGCGGTGCCGGGAACACCGGCTGGGCACACTGCTGTGGGCTTAGAGGGGACGGGCAGTGTGAAGGGGCCCGGCAGAGCAAAGGGGCagcctcaccgttaaccctccgaccctgcccttcctctctgccccctGCAGAGAATCATCCTGCTTCCTGGCTCTACTCTATTCACAGCCCTGAATGCACAGCGGCCCAGCTCAGGGCTCACGCGCTCGCTGGCTTGGGATGTACATGGATTTAATCTCCATGCCAACCCAGGGGGCTGGCGCTTACTGCCTCAGACTCTCAAAAAGCGAGTTCAGGTGGTGCTGGGGCTCCGTGCGGGCATAGCGCTGGGATCCATCGATGGGAATGtctgctggggggagggggttggggtgCACATTGCAGGGGACATGGCTGGGCCCGGGATGCAGTCCCACTGCAGGGGGGGCACGGGGAGGGACGGATGAGTGACCCCAGGGAGGTATTTTCGGTGTTTGACATGATAGACGCCCTTTCTGGACAAGGCACAGGAAAGCCCGGGTGCCTGGCGGAGGCGCATGCAGCCACTGCGGGGGCGGAGGCGGCTGGGATGGGAGCCCGGCTCCCCTGCACGGATGTCcttgttccttctgcctgatGCTGCTGTCTGtagttcctccctccctctaccTCCCGCCTTCACTTTCTTTTGAAGGTGTCAGTGGCAAGTCTGGTCTCTGCCCCCAATTTCCTCAGGGATAAAAACGCAGCAATGCCAGCGGAGGGGACAGCCGAGGGCACCGAGTCCTGGTCTCTGGGAAGCTGCCgcagggcaggctgggcaggAAACCAGCAGGCTGTCTAGCTGTTACCATGACGGTCTCCTGTTCCCCACAGACAGAGGCGTGCTAGGATTCCAGAATTGCAGAGGGAGGCGAGATGAAGACCCTGCTACTGTTTGCGGGGCTGCTGCTGGCCTGGGAGAGTGGGCAGGTCCTGGGAGACCCGGCGGTCTCCAGCAAGGAGCTCCAGGGTAAGTAGACCAAGCGAGATGCCTGCAGGCTACAGGGCCAGAGGGCGCGGCTGCTGCCTTCGCCCAGTGTCAAAGACCGTGCTCACCTTGTGCACTGGGTCTGGGTTCCTGGGCCCGGGCCCCCTCCAAACCCTTGCCTCTAGGGCCCCAAGTCCTGGCTCCTCCACGAAGCTGTGCCTGGACTGTAGGAGGCTCTGTCCATCTCCCCTGTGGAGTGTCCCCAGCTCTTGCCACTGTGTGTTTCTCTTCTCCACTCGGAAAAGCAGGCTCCATAGTCTCTGCTCACGAGGCAGGGAATGTTGTAATGTGATGTTTTGCGAGACATATAtgttgtgaaatgattatcacTGTCAAGCTAAttggcatatccatcacctcacatggttacctttttgtgtgtgtggcgaGAACACTTATGATCCAGTCTCTTGGCGAATTTCAGGTTACAACGCAGTGTTGCTAACTGCAGGTGCCAGCGTCCGGTAGACCTGCAGAACCTCATCCTGCCTCCCTGGCACTCTGTGTCCCTGGAcacctcctccctctgctgctTCCCCCATCTGTGACGTGGGCGTGGTGACGATGCTGGAGTGTTCAGTGAGATGCACATGAAGTGTCTGGCACCGCACTCACCATGGGACAAGCACCAGATGAGTGGCACTTGGGTGACATGGTGTTCCATAGCATTTGGCACCAGTACTGTGCCCTGATCACTCACTCATCTTCCTGTCCCCATCGCCTGGCACCGTGCATTGGAACAACGAAGTACAAATGTTTGGTTAAACTGAGTACCAGAAAGATTTGTgtccaaaataataatatattatattttgatgCTTCAGAGTTTACATTTCtaggtttagtttttttttcccccttgaaaattttcttttgctcCTGGCTTGTGCTCCAGGGCGGAAGGGCAGTGGTCAGGCAGGGCTCCTCCTGTGTCTGCCTTTCTGAGCAGCAGAGTGTGGTGGACAAGGAGTCTGTGACGGGAACCTGTGTCAGGGAAAGGCTGGGGCCGTGATGCTGCCGGCCGGGGAGAGGGGGTCCCAGCCTTGACAGCCCCTGGACTGAACGTCCCTATCTAATCATTCCAGCTGGTTCCAGGGTGACATCCCCAACGCCATCTCTTCCTCTCGCCTCACTCTGCTTCCTGCCCTTCTCTTGCAGAAATGTCCACCCAGGGGAGTAAGTACATTAATAAGGAAATTCAAAATGCTGTCAATGGGGTGAAAGAGATAAAGTCCCTAATAGTAAAAACCAACGAAGAGCGCAAGTCACTGCTCCACGTCCTAGAGGAAGCCAAGAAGCAGAAGGAGGTAAGGAGGAGCCTGTTGACCACggcctggaggggagggagggggcgttGTGGGGCCTCCCTGGGTTGCCATGGTGACCCGCAGTCCTCCCAGGGCTGTGTCAGCTGATGCTGAGGCTGCTGTTAGGAAATAGGGGAGGTTTATTCGCTTTTGAAAGCTTCACAGGGTCTGATCTTGAATCTGGTTTTGTTCCaagcctggcccagggcctgaCGCCCAGATACCCTTCAATAGATGTCTCTAAACCCCGGCCCTGTGCAAGCTCTGAGTTAGGCTCTGGTTAGGgcggtggcaggggtggggtgggggatggtgcgCACCCTTCTGGAAGCTTATCTAGTGCGGGTGATATGGTTCGAGTTAGGGCAAGCACCCTGTCTTTCTAGAGTTCTGGACTATTTCATAAAGAGATACCTTAAGTCCAATAGTGGACATAGCTGGTCTAGCCTGTGCTTAATGAGTCAACAAACTAAAACACTATAATTCAATGagcaacttatttaaaaaatcaataatctcTTTAAGAGTACCCTAAGAACATGCTCCCACGCCACCCCCAATGAAGGAGCCACCTGCCACCTTCATGATCCATCATGCATGCAAAAAGCcttttaaaggctctgagaacTTCTGCAATAAAGAAACTCTTGGAACTTCATTTAACCcagaattttccaaatcaaatTGACCAgggaattcattttgtttttcctaacaGCTTTTAGCACAATTCCATGGAAGCCACTTAAGGGAATGCCTGCCTGGATGCAGCTTTAACTTGCTATGAAACTTTATGCCATTTCTtgccatcactttttttttttttttttgaagagcaaCACACTCATTTATAGAGATTTTCAGATAGCAAAGTAGAAGAGGAAAAGTTTTTCCATAATCCTTTTGCCCAAACACAATTCACTGTTCACACTTGATCTATTTCTTACTACTCTGtttctctgtacttttttttGACAGTGgctatattaaaattatgaattaacataatgcatataattttaaaacttattatagACATCCCTGTAAAGCTGTACTGTCTGCGCTTTATGTGTACTGCAATTTGTTCAActtgtcttctatttttaaatatctgggtTGACTCTGATTTTCTTTGTCATAAACTAATACTATAACAAATATCTTTAGGcatacagatttttttattagGGGAATTCTTTGGTATAGATTCTTACTGAATTTTTGGGTCAAGTGGCACGGGCACTTTAGAGAGTGTTGGTAGTTGGTGCGGCTTTGGTTTTGAAAGCCTGAGACTCCCTTTGCATGCCAGGGGCTGAGGTCGcaacagaaaaataagattcaGGGAGCCTCCAGCCTGCTCTGGAAGGTGACATTGAAACACCAGAGCAGCTGAGAGTAGGAACTGAGGCATCAGTGGGAGGTCACTCCTGGGGCAGAGTGTCAGCGCACGTGGGTTCCAGGAGTCGGGAAGGACTTCAGATGACAGTGGCTTCCCGTCACCAGAGGCTGCTGAGAGCCCAGTGGGGAGAGCCTTCGGGGAGGGGGGGCGAACAAAGGAAAGGCTGAGCcggagcaggggtggggacccccaggctgcagggcaTGAAGCCTGTGATCCCTGTGGGGCTCACCTGGCCTCGTCGTGCCTTCCCGTAGGATGCCCTAAATGAGACCAGGGACTCGGAAACGAAGCTGAAGGCGTTCTCGGGAGTGTGCAACGAGACCATGATGGCCCTCTGGGAAGAGTGTAAACCCTGCCTGAAACAGACCTGCATGAAGTTCTACGCACGTGTCTGCAGAAGCGGCTCGGGCCTGGTGGGCCGTCAGGTGAAAAGGGGACACGCGTGTGGCCAAGACTCTGAGTGGGGAATGAGGGGAACCCAGTGAAATATGCTACATTCCACATGCCAGATGCAATTGATTAGTACTGGCTGGCTGCACTGGGGCCTGGAGTGCTATGCTCAACTGGTAATGTCTGGCACAGGTGGAGCCATAAGGATGTTAGTCAGGTATTTGCCATCTCttaaaacagcagtccccaacctttttggcaccaaagaccagtttcatggaagacaatttttccacagatggcgGGGgaaggttttgggatgattcaagcacattacatttattgtgcaatctaacctctctgctaatgataacctgtatttgcagctgcttcccagcgctagcatcacccgctcagctccacctcagatcatcaggcattaggttctcataaggagaCGCAATCTAGATCCCTTcctgcgcagtttacagtagtgGTCTCGGATGGGGAgtggccaggggttggggactgcagtctcAGAAGACTGTTATCCAGCTAATCACTGCTAATCATTTGCTAATTACTAATGGCTTCATGGCCTGGCAGAGCCCTGTGTCCCCTTTAGGGGAgggaattaaaaatttttagtacATTAACCTTGATCTTGTCTTCAGCTGTGGGCCTCTCTTGGTCAGGACTCAATGAGTTTCACTGATCCCCGAGGGTGGCCCTCCGCTGAGCAGGGGTGGGCGTCATCACCCAAAGACAATAGCAGACTGATCCGAAGTGACAGGCCTGTGAACCTCTTGGCCTCACAGTGTCTCTAAACTCTCCccaaagagggaggcagaaagggCACCGTCCTGACAGCGGGGATACCTGGGGGCCAGTCCCAGCGGGGCCTTTGGTCATTTGCTGTGTGACCATTGCAGCAAGGGGCAGGGCCCGGCCCGTGTGGCCCAGAGGGAGGCTCGGGAGGCTGTGGCCGTCGCAAGCTTCTCCTGACTGTGCCCGTCCCGGCCGTCCCAGCTTGAGGAGTTCCTGAACCAGAGCTCGCCCTTCTACTTCTGGATGAACGGCGACCGCGTCGACTCGCTGCTGGAGAGCGACCGGCAGCAGAGCCACATGCTGGACATCATGCAGGACCACTTCGGCCAGGCGTCCAGCATCATGGACGAGCTCTTCCGCGACAAATTCTTCACCCGCGAGTTCCCGGACTTCTCCCCCTACCAGCCCTTCAGCCTGCTGCACCGGCGGCCTCACATGTTGTTCCCCAAGTCCCGCTTCGCCCGCAGCCTCCTGCCTTACGCCCCGTTCGAGCCCCTCAACTTCCAGGACATGTTCCAGCCCTTCTTTGACATGATTCACCAAGCCCAGCAGGCCATCGATGTCAACTTCCACAGCTCCGCCTTCCAGCACCCGCAGATGGACTTCATAAAAGGTTAGACAGGTGTCTCCTTCGTCCCGAGAAGGGGGACCCGTTAGATATTAAGCACTACGCTGGGGGCTTGGCAGGTGCCATCTTGATTTTTCTCCAGCAACCCCTCGAGGGTGTTCTTAGCCCCATTTAAAGAGGACAAAAACTAAGAGAAGGAAAGGTCTGTGTCCAGAGTTGCACAGCTGACAAAGTGGGATCCAGAGTCTGACCCTGCAGGGCTCTGCATCTGTCCTCTCCAGACAGCTATGTCCCTTCCTGCAACTGCTGGGTGTGATGGTGACTCCTCGTCCTGCAGAACCAGAGCCCTTTCCCTTGGGAACGCGGGGCTTTGTGTAGAAGGTGTGCACCTGTTGGTGACAAATGACATAATCAGCCcatattacagataaggaagtTGTTTGGGGCTGTAACATCAGGGCTGGGTATAGAAAGGGCGCTCCAtgcatattttttgaatgaatgaagtctACTGTGGACATGAAAAGTCGAAACTTTAAGGAGTGGTTTCCTTCATTGACACAATAGACATTTGTTGGCCGATACGTCTTCCGTGGGCTGCCATTTGACTGGCACCGGGGTTTGGCTTGAAATGGATAAAGTTGCATAAGCACTTACTGTGCCGCTATAGCGGCGGACCCTGCGGTGTCAGGCGCCTCACACCTGCCCCGGGGGTGTGCTCCCTGCCCGGCACAGCCCTAGGAGCAGCAAGCCAGACAGATGCAGAGCAGAAGGGGTTATGGTGCTGCAGAGAAGCCCGATGAGGGCTGTGGCAGTGGAGAGGGCGCCTCTGatggagatggggggaggggaggccacacCCAGCCCAGGGGCACAGGGACATCTGCAGGGAGCCAGAGCACAGGGCCTGTGTCTGCAGAAAAAAACTCCAACCTGCTCTGGCCACAGAACCGTCTCAAAGGGCCACGCGGGGGTGAGGAAGGGCTCAGAGGAGTCAGTGGGGCCCGTCTCTGTGTGTGGCTGAACGCCTCGGCCTGACACTTTCTCCCGTGCCTGTTTCTAGAAGGCGACGAAGACAACCGCGCGGTGTGCCGAGAGATCCGCCACAACTCCACAGGCTGCCTGAAGATGAAGGACCAGTGCGAAAAGTGCCAGGAGATCTTGTCCGTGGGTGAGTCGGGGGCCAGACCACAAACCAACCCCTACCATCGCTGGTCTGCGTCCTTGGGTCACGGCTGCCTCCCTGGGGCAGCCCTGACGGGGCCAGACAGACGGGAGCTCAGATTCCAGCTGTGTGGCCCTCAGGctgtggcccagggtgggtcctgAGCCTCGCACAGTGGGGTTCCTCCTCTGTAGAACAGGATCACAGTGCAGGGTGTTCCTGGAGTCCCTGAGGCACGTGGAAAGTGCCCACCGCCTCGTCCGGCCCGGGGTACACCCGCTGTCCGCAATGCACAAGCTACTGTGCTTGCTGGAGAAAGCCATTCGCCTTTGATTCCCCGGTTATTCTGACCCAAGGGCCAAGCATGGTGGACATCCTCATTTCTTTGCTGCAGGTTATGAAATTGTAGACAGTGTGTATTTTGTTTAACAAAACgtaccatgtaccaggcactgttctaaacacttcaCAAACTACTCATTTCCTCAGAGTGACTCTACCAGGAAATCAGTCCTAGAAGCGCTGGTAACTTATCCAGTGGATCCATGGCCCCCACGTGGGCGAGCTGGGATTCGGGCCTAGACGTTTGGGATGTGTTTGCAGCCAGTGCGCTGTGTTCTCTCCCTGGGGGCCTCTGGCGGCCTCGGGCCACTGGTCGCGGCACTTTGGCATCCTGGCAACATTTACTTTGGTTGGCTGGTCCCGTAGGCAAAGGGAATATTTCCTTCCAACTGTTCCTCTGTTTGATTGGATTTGGTAATTGATTAACTTGTTCCCGCTTTGAGGTAACAGCTGCAAAACTGTTTAGAATAGTTCCTGGTACACAGGAGTGCATGATCGGAAACGGTTAATTGTTTCTGCTTCTAAATCGCTTATCACTCTTGAGGCTTTGTTGTTACTTAATACGAGTGAGTCTGCCATGGCTCACATAGTCCCAGCTTCACTCCTGTAATTCTAGAAGCCACCACAAAATAAATACCAGTGCTTTACGAGGGTGACGTATGACACTGTAGATGAGTTCACAACCAAGCCTTTGGGCTATTCCCATAAGAATAGCCTAGATTAGCATAAATGACACAGTGTCTCGCCACAAGAAAGTTAGTCACGTTAGGGCCCAAAGAAACGAGGTATGGATGCCTGGGCTCAGACGGGACCTCTTGTGCCCATCTCTATGGTCGCTGGTCGTAGCTTAGCTGAACGGTCCGCCCCGAGGGGGACTTGCTACCTCTCATATAAGGTGCTTGCAGCACCTGAGCATGGCCTGCCCGGGAACTCTGGATGAGCATTTCTCAAATTTcaacactgttgacattttgggccaggaTGTTCTTGGTCATGGGGGTGTCCTGTGCACCGTGGGGTGcttagcatccctggcctctacccaccacaTGCCAGTAGCACCCCAACAATTgcaacaacctaaatgtcttCAGAACTCGCCACATGTCCCTAGAGGACGCCATTGCCCCAGCTGAGAACTTCTAGACTGAGCCTCTGTTCCCAAcgacttttcttatttttcaatcatTTCCCAGTAAAAGAGTTaagattatttattatatatttctttccagCCTGGCTTCTTGTAAGTAACCCTATTTCTTGCCCCAcctaacattttgttttattttgatataaatgaTCGCAGTCACCATTCTAAAGTGTGCAAAGATCTCCTTTCCTCTGAGGTTTGATACACCCTCCTCtgcatatttttgaaataactcAAGGGGAGAAAAACAGTAGTTTTTACAGAGATAGTGGGTAGTTTGCAGCTCTTATAAATCTGACAACCTGCAGTAGGCACTCAAGGACCAAAAGGTGTGAATTCTCTCTTCCCTGCTGTCCTGGTGCGGTTGGTGACCAGCGGTGGGTGGCAGGCGGGCAGGCAAGGTCTCCTCGTGTCCAGGCTACAGTGCTTTGTGGCCTGAGGGTCCTGGCCGGCTCTTCTACTATATGGGCTCTTGGGGCCAGAATTGCTAACTCTGCAGATGTGCTCAAAAGTCAAGCTTGGAGAACTTTCCAGAACCATAGACCCAGAGTAGGAAGAGCCCAAGCTTAGGAGtgaaagacctgggttcaatCTTGGCCTCACAAACTGTGTCTTCTATGATTTTAGGTAAGTTCTTTACTTCTGTGGGCCTCCATTTCATTATTGGCAAAATCAGAGTGTTAGTACTGATGTCCAGACAGGGCCGACTGTGAGAGGAAAGGGACACCACGGAGGACTTTACGTGGGGTCTGGTACACAGTCGGTGCCACACACATGTAGCTACGAGTCACGTCTCCCCCACTCCGGAAATCATTCCTGGGAGGGACGAGGACAGCAAAAACAGCTCCAGGTCTGAGAACACGGAGCACCTGACATCGATGCCTCTGAGAGTGTGGTCCCCACTGTGTGTCACCAGTCACCACGGAGACAAGGGTCTGGCACCCAAAGAGAAATCAATGACGTCACCAAGTACACTGTTTCCTTCAGCTGAGCAAGCCTTTCTCCACGAAGGAAGCAGTGTCTTGATTCACACTCTGGGGCGAACTGTTTATGAAATGCTTTGTCGCCGATGGTAACAGACGGTCTGTGGATGCCACTGAGGATGGTGCTGCCGGAGGCCCCGGCCGCGTGAGCTGTTACCTCTCCCTTCACGGTCCTGCCTTGTGTTCCTCCCGTCTCCCGGCAGACTGTTCGGCCAACAGCCCCTCTCAGGAGCAGCTGCGACAGGAGCTTAACGACTCCCTGCGGATCGCAGAGAAGCTGACCAAGAAGTACAACGACCTGCTCCAGTCCTACCAGTGGAAGATGCTGAACACGTCCTCCCTGCTGGAGCAGCTGAACGAGCAGTTCAACTGGGTGTCCCGACTGGCTAACCTCACCCAAGGCGAAGGAGACCAGTACTATTTCCAGGTCATCACGGTGAGTCGTGTCCTGGCCGCACGCTGACACCGGGGGCAGGGGGGGGGGGCTCCGGGTGTGACCGGGAGCTGATATGAACCCCGCAGAGTTGAAATGAGATAAAGATATTAAAGTGGGGGGGGCATGCATCCTTTTCATTGAGCATGTATCACCTGGCAGGAAATATAAACACTTGACGTACCTTGCCGAATGGCAGCCTCCTCACCCAGTGGAGTAAAATGGCatgaccccattttacagatggggaaatcaaGAGGTTCCACAACCTGCCCAGGGTTGGGTAACTGATCCCCGACTCACCTGGGTACTTGAACCTGTTTGCCTGGCTTGCAAAGcctgtactctttttttttttttttttttttaatttttaaatttttggtgcCAAAGCCAGGAACAAACCAGAAGCCTGTGTTCTTTTCTCAAAGCCGCACGGCTGCCCTGTGCCATGTGGACCGGCTCATGAATTGGTGCCTTGTTCTCTGCCAGTGATAAAAACTTCTCTCTAGTGCTAGGAAtgccttttttccctcctcttttctattctttttttccctaccacAGTCTGTCTGGCCAGTGATTGCCCAAaggaaatatttggaaaccacTTTTATTCTCTGGGGTGCCCCCTGGGCTGGTCATTTGCCCCTACAAGTGCGTGTCTGTGAACTAGGACATTTCTGCCCACTGAGTTGTACAGATGTCTAGATTAGTAGGAAGCGACGGGGTCAGCTGTCCAGATTTTCTGGAAGGAACAGGAGGACTTCCCTACCGAAAGCCTGACTTCTGTTGCAGAAGACGTGCATTTTAACCGTCATGTTTAAGCTCTTCCGTTCTTGTTTCCCTTCGAGGTGACGTCCCGAACTTCTGACTCAGACGCTCCTTCCGGTGTCACTGAGGTGGCTGTGAAGCTGTTTGACTCTGACCCCATCACTGTGTCGGTCCCAGAAGAAGTCTCCAGGAGCAACCCTCAATTTATCGAGACGGTGGCAGAGAAGGCGCTGCAGGAATACCGCAAAAAGAACCGGTGAGTGGCCCTTTCCTGCGGGGCCTGCGGGGCCCGGCGGCTCTCCGGGAGCCGAGGAAAGGGGCAGAGGACACAGCCTGGTGGGAATGGCGGCTCCTGGCACCAGAGCCCAAGGCCAAAGCCAGGAAATCACTGGGAATTGTATTTATCCTTTGAGAACGTTCTTCCGTGGTAGATGAGAATTTGAGCGTTGGTCGCTGCTCTCACTGAATATGAAGCCCGCCCCTTCCCCACCCGGACTTCTTTTGTATTTCAGAGAGGAGTGAGATGTGACCGTCGCTTTTCCATGTACGGGGCGCCTGAGTGCAGCTCCCCGAGATGAGCCAGCCCCCCACCACCGAGAGAGCACTGCGTGTCACTAGGCCCCACCCAGCCCGTCCCCTCTGGACCCCGCACTCTAACACCTGCACCTGCCGCCCGGGGGGAAGAGCTGCTCCTGCATGCGACTAATTCAATAAACCTGCCTTGTGATCCGGGTGCCCCCAGCCTCCTCTTTCCTGTGGGGTTTCTGCCTCCCGCGTGCCTTTGTTGTGGGgtgggaggtaaaaaaaaaaaaaaaagaagcagagaccaaggaaaaaaaaaaaaaaaaaaaaaaaaaaaaagcagtggcCGAGAGGCTCTAGGGGCTGTCGGTCAGCGGGGAATGAAAGGGGTGTGGAGACGAAATCGATCCAATTCAAG harbors:
- the CLU gene encoding clusterin isoform X2; the encoded protein is MKTLLLFAGLLLAWESGQVLGDPAVSSKELQEMSTQGSKYINKEIQNAVNGVKEIKSLIVKTNEERKSLLHVLEEAKKQKEDALNETRDSETKLKAFSGVCNETMMALWEECKPCLKQTCMKFYARVCRSGSGLVGRQLEEFLNQSSPFYFWMNGDRVDSLLESDRQQSHMLDIMQDHFGQASSIMDELFRDKFFTREFPDFSPYQPFSLLHRRPHMLFPKSRFARSLLPYAPFEPLNFQDMFQPFFDMIHQAQQAIDVNFHSSAFQHPQMDFIKEGDEDNRAVCREIRHNSTGCLKMKDQCEKCQEILSVDCSANSPSQEQLRQELNDSLRIAEKLTKKYNDLLQSYQWKMLNTSSLLEQLNEQFNWVSRLANLTQGEGDQYYFQVITVTSRTSDSDAPSGVTEVAVKLFDSDPITVSVPEEVSRSNPQFIETVAEKALQEYRKKNR
- the CLU gene encoding clusterin isoform X1 encodes the protein MKTLLLFAGLLLAWESGQVLGDPAVSSKELQEMSTQGSKYINKEIQNAVNGVKEIKSLIVKTNEERKSLLHVLEEAKKQKEDALNETRDSETKLKAFSGVCNETMMALWEECKPCLKQTCMKFYARVCRSGSGLVGRQLEEFLNQSSPFYFWMNGDRVDSLLESDRQQSHMLDIMQDHFGQASSIMDELFRDKFFTREFPDFSPYQPFSLLHRRPHMLFPKSRFARSLLPYAPFEPLNFQDMFQPFFDMIHQAQQAIDVNFHSSAFQHPQMDFIKEGDEDNRAVCREIRHNSTGCLKMKDQCEKCQEILSVDCSANSPSQEQLRQELNDSLRIAEKLTKKYNDLLQSYQWKMLNTSSLLEQLNEQFNWVSRLANLTQGEGDQYYFQVITVTSRTSDSDAPSGVTEVAVKLFDSDPITVSVPEEVSRSNPQFIETVAEKALQEYRKKNREE